One Pseudomonas fluorescens genomic region harbors:
- a CDS encoding fumarylacetoacetate hydrolase family protein: MKLATLKNGSRDGQLVVVSRDMTRAMDASTVAPTLQHAIENWATAEPRLQNLARQLEEGDSRQTLAFDPAQAMAPLPRAYQWCDGSAFLSHGALMQKAFNLEPIEGADRTPLMYQGAGDDFIGPRDDIELPSESQGIDFEGEFVVLVDDVPMGCTADDALSHIKLILQINDVSLRALAPREMRTGFGFLQAKPSSSFAPLAITPDELGAAWRDGRVHLPLHVEWNGEWFGQPHGGQMNFHFGELIAHAALTRRLRAGTLIGSGTVSNAERSAGSACIAERRAIEMIEQGAAQTGFMRFGDRVRMDVVGSDGQSMFGPIEQRVVKAQG; encoded by the coding sequence ATGAAACTCGCAACCTTGAAAAATGGCAGCCGTGACGGCCAATTGGTCGTCGTATCGCGCGACATGACGCGGGCCATGGACGCTAGCACCGTCGCGCCGACCTTGCAGCACGCCATCGAAAACTGGGCGACTGCCGAACCGCGCTTGCAGAACCTGGCGCGGCAACTGGAGGAGGGCGATAGCCGTCAGACGCTGGCCTTCGACCCCGCTCAAGCGATGGCGCCGCTGCCGCGTGCCTATCAGTGGTGCGACGGCTCGGCGTTTCTCAGTCACGGTGCGTTGATGCAAAAAGCGTTCAATCTCGAACCGATCGAAGGTGCCGACCGCACGCCACTGATGTACCAGGGCGCGGGCGATGATTTCATCGGCCCGCGCGATGACATCGAGTTGCCGAGCGAAAGCCAGGGCATCGATTTTGAAGGTGAATTTGTCGTGCTGGTCGATGACGTGCCGATGGGCTGCACCGCCGACGACGCCTTGTCGCACATCAAGCTGATTTTGCAAATCAACGATGTCAGCCTGCGCGCCTTGGCACCACGGGAAATGCGCACCGGCTTCGGTTTTCTGCAGGCCAAGCCATCGTCGAGTTTCGCGCCGCTGGCGATCACCCCCGACGAACTCGGCGCCGCCTGGCGCGACGGTCGCGTGCATTTGCCGTTGCACGTCGAGTGGAACGGCGAATGGTTCGGCCAGCCCCACGGCGGGCAAATGAATTTCCATTTTGGCGAATTGATCGCCCACGCGGCGCTGACTCGACGCTTGCGTGCCGGCACATTGATCGGCTCTGGCACGGTGTCGAACGCCGAGCGCAGCGCCGGTTCGGCTTGCATCGCCGAACGCCGGGCCATCGAGATGATCGAGCAGGGCGCCGCGCAGACAGGCTTCATGCGTTTCGGTGACCGAGTGCGCATGGACGTTGTCGGCAGCGACGGCCAGTCAATGTTCGGCCCAATCGAGCAGCGCGTCGTCAAGGCCCAAGGCTGA
- a CDS encoding cupin domain-containing protein: MQALPPFKRVVTGHDAHGRAVIASCGPTASVFELQAVPGTVFHELWNSSASPAVLDNGDDPTRKPLQLSPDGQGSVIRVVDIPPDSVQNQVSDADAAAVFAEIGQSHAGTGNGNARHKLMHRTETLDYGIVTEGEVWLVLDDQEVQLKRGDVVVQRGTNHAWSNRTEAMARMVFILLDGRYASELQRSQGDQA; encoded by the coding sequence ATGCAAGCGCTTCCCCCCTTCAAACGCGTGGTCACCGGGCATGACGCCCACGGCCGCGCGGTGATTGCCAGTTGCGGCCCGACCGCCAGCGTATTCGAGCTGCAAGCCGTGCCCGGCACGGTGTTTCATGAATTGTGGAACAGCAGCGCCAGCCCGGCGGTGCTCGATAACGGCGACGACCCAACGCGCAAACCCTTGCAACTGAGCCCGGACGGGCAGGGCAGCGTCATTCGCGTGGTCGATATTCCGCCGGACAGCGTGCAGAACCAGGTCAGCGATGCCGATGCAGCGGCGGTGTTCGCCGAGATCGGCCAATCGCACGCCGGCACTGGCAACGGCAATGCGCGGCACAAATTGATGCACCGCACTGAAACCCTCGATTACGGCATCGTCACCGAAGGTGAAGTGTGGCTGGTGCTCGACGATCAGGAAGTCCAGCTCAAACGCGGTGACGTCGTGGTCCAGCGCGGCACCAATCACGCGTGGAGCAACCGCACCGAAGCCATGGCGCGCATGGTTTTCATCTTGTTGGACGGGCGCTACGCCAGCGAACTGCAACGCAGTCAGGGAGACCAGGCATGA
- a CDS encoding MFS transporter, whose protein sequence is MAVESSVQNHGREAGLMQSLLLLFGSCLPVLGAVLLAPVLPRMQAHFAEVPGSAVLVPIVLTLPALMIALLAPFAGLIVDRLGRKPLLLASMALYVVCGVLPLWLDSLPAIVASRAGIGLAEAGIMTCCTTLMGDYYSGARRERLFALQMVATSLSAAVFIALGGFLGQNDWRTPFALYAVGLIFLPLMAWKLWEPQPRVQATTALPVPALRAFPWRALTPMYALSLLAGLSLFIVPVQAGYLLNLLHVDAPQQIGMTMGANQLGVLAGALSFRLLSGVRSQHVLLIAYGLAGIGGLLMAAAGSHAQVVVAVLVNGLGIGLMLPTLITWIMAQVGFDQRGRAAGCFTAAIFAGEFISPLAVLGITGGATSVLPQALAMISWLQLVVALFCLSVPRLGGLLARPNVGGHDSIENGH, encoded by the coding sequence ATGGCCGTTGAATCGTCAGTGCAAAACCACGGCCGTGAAGCCGGATTGATGCAATCGCTGCTGTTGCTGTTCGGCAGCTGTTTGCCGGTGCTCGGCGCGGTGTTACTGGCGCCAGTGTTGCCACGCATGCAGGCGCATTTCGCCGAAGTGCCGGGCAGTGCGGTTCTGGTGCCGATCGTCTTGACCCTGCCGGCGTTGATGATTGCCTTGCTCGCGCCATTTGCCGGACTGATCGTCGATCGCCTCGGCCGCAAACCGCTGTTGCTGGCGAGCATGGCGCTGTACGTGGTCTGCGGCGTCTTGCCGTTGTGGCTGGACTCGTTGCCGGCCATCGTCGCCAGCCGCGCCGGTATCGGGCTGGCCGAGGCGGGGATCATGACCTGCTGCACGACGTTGATGGGCGATTACTACAGCGGCGCGCGGCGTGAACGGCTGTTCGCCTTGCAGATGGTCGCTACCTCGCTGTCGGCAGCGGTGTTTATCGCCCTCGGTGGCTTTCTCGGTCAAAACGACTGGCGTACGCCGTTTGCTTTGTACGCAGTCGGGCTGATTTTCCTGCCGCTGATGGCCTGGAAACTCTGGGAGCCCCAACCGCGCGTGCAAGCGACGACAGCTTTGCCGGTGCCGGCGCTGCGCGCATTTCCATGGCGCGCGCTGACGCCGATGTACGCGCTGTCGCTGCTCGCCGGCCTGAGCCTGTTCATCGTGCCGGTGCAGGCCGGTTATCTGCTCAACCTGCTGCACGTCGATGCACCGCAGCAGATCGGTATGACCATGGGCGCCAACCAACTCGGCGTGCTGGCCGGCGCCTTGAGTTTTCGTTTGCTCAGCGGCGTGCGCAGCCAGCACGTGTTGCTGATTGCCTATGGACTGGCGGGCATTGGCGGTTTGCTGATGGCCGCCGCCGGAAGTCACGCGCAAGTGGTGGTCGCGGTGCTGGTCAACGGCCTGGGCATCGGCTTGATGTTGCCGACGCTGATCACCTGGATCATGGCGCAAGTCGGGTTCGATCAACGCGGACGCGCGGCGGGATGTTTTACCGCGGCGATTTTCGCCGGTGAGTTCATCAGCCCGCTGGCGGTGCTGGGCATCACCGGCGGCGCGACTTCGGTGCTGCCACAAGCGTTGGCCATGATCAGTTGGCTGCAACTGGTCGTGGCGCTGTTCTGTCTCTCCGTGCCGAGGCTCGGTGGTCTGCTGGCTCGGCCGAATGTCGGTGGCCACGACTCCATCGAAAACGGCCATTGA
- a CDS encoding efflux RND transporter permease subunit has product MKPFDNATASLASFDPRSGSLVERTLFNHRLWVLLVCLVTTVLLGYQATRIELNASFEKMIPTQQPYIANYLEHQKQLSGLGNSLRIVVANRQGDIYDADYLKTLQALSDKLYLLPGVDRAYMKSLWTPATRWVAVTEDGLDGGPVIPDDYAGTPASLDALRRNVQRSNELGQLVAFDQTSSIIYVPLLATTSDGQALDYSVLSEQLEALRSEYQSDKIGIHITGFAKKVGDLIAGLKQILLFFAVAILITTAVLFWYTRCLRSTVLVVFCSLVAVVWQLGLLPLLDYQLDPYSVLVPFLVFAIGMSHGAQKMNGIMQDIGRGMHRVVAARFTFRRLFLAGLTALLCDAVGFAVLMLIKIQVIQDLAVIASIGVAVLIFTNLILLPVLLSYVGVTPRAAQLSLKSEQNEQAGQRRHGFWRFLDLFTQRRWASLCIAISLALAVSGFVVSLQLKIGDLDAGAPELRADSRYNQDDALLTRHYGASSDLFAVMVKTPPGQCARYDILAKVDALDWQLRALPGVDSTNSLALLNRRMLVGLSEGSAKWYELQNNQAMLNMITASAPRGLYNEDCSLLTLYAYLTDHKAETLTRLVEHVEQFAAANNNQDVQFLLAAGNAGIEAATNIVVKQANREMLFWVYGAVIILCLITFRSWRATLCAVIPLMVTSILCEALMVWLNIGVKVATLPVIALGVGIGVDYALYVMSILLGHLRQGASLSEAYYRALVSTGKVVMLTGITLAIGVATWIFSPIKFQADMGVLLAFMFVWNMVGALVLLPALAYFLLPAQRPQRGAQASVEVISVAQPPSAVLADVHQSRHRETCHGR; this is encoded by the coding sequence ATGAAACCATTCGATAACGCCACGGCCAGCCTGGCGAGTTTCGACCCGCGCTCCGGCTCGCTGGTGGAACGTACATTGTTCAATCATCGCCTGTGGGTGTTGCTTGTATGTCTGGTGACCACGGTATTGCTCGGTTATCAGGCCACGCGCATCGAACTGAACGCCAGTTTCGAAAAGATGATCCCGACCCAGCAGCCGTACATTGCCAATTATCTTGAGCATCAAAAGCAGCTGAGCGGTTTGGGCAACTCGCTGCGCATTGTCGTCGCCAACCGTCAGGGCGATATCTACGACGCTGACTATCTGAAAACCCTGCAGGCGCTGAGCGACAAGCTGTATTTGCTGCCGGGTGTCGATCGCGCTTACATGAAGTCGTTGTGGACGCCGGCCACCCGTTGGGTCGCGGTGACCGAGGACGGTCTGGATGGCGGGCCGGTGATTCCCGATGATTACGCTGGCACCCCGGCGAGCCTCGACGCCTTGCGCCGCAACGTGCAGCGTTCCAACGAACTCGGGCAACTGGTGGCATTCGATCAGACTTCGAGCATTATTTACGTGCCATTGCTGGCAACTACCAGCGACGGCCAGGCGCTGGATTACTCGGTACTGTCCGAGCAACTGGAAGCGCTGCGCAGCGAATATCAAAGCGACAAGATCGGTATTCACATCACCGGTTTCGCCAAGAAAGTCGGCGATCTGATCGCCGGGCTCAAGCAGATCCTGCTGTTCTTCGCCGTAGCGATTCTGATCACCACGGCGGTGCTGTTCTGGTACACCCGCTGCCTGCGCAGCACCGTGCTGGTGGTGTTCTGCTCGCTGGTGGCGGTGGTCTGGCAGCTCGGCCTGTTGCCGCTGCTCGACTATCAGCTCGACCCGTATTCGGTGCTGGTGCCGTTCCTGGTATTCGCCATCGGCATGAGCCACGGCGCGCAGAAAATGAACGGCATCATGCAGGATATCGGTCGCGGCATGCACCGGGTCGTGGCGGCGCGGTTCACCTTTCGCCGACTGTTTCTCGCCGGGCTTACCGCATTGCTGTGTGACGCGGTGGGCTTTGCCGTGCTGATGCTGATCAAGATCCAGGTGATTCAGGACCTCGCGGTGATCGCCAGCATCGGCGTCGCGGTATTGATTTTCACCAACCTGATCCTCTTGCCAGTGTTGCTCTCGTATGTGGGCGTCACGCCACGCGCGGCGCAACTGAGCCTGAAGAGCGAGCAAAACGAACAGGCCGGCCAGCGTCGTCACGGTTTCTGGCGCTTCCTGGATTTGTTCACCCAGCGGCGCTGGGCCAGCCTGTGCATCGCCATCAGCCTGGCGCTGGCGGTGTCGGGGTTTGTGGTCAGCCTGCAGTTGAAGATCGGCGACCTCGATGCCGGCGCCCCTGAACTGCGCGCTGATTCGCGCTACAACCAGGACGACGCCTTGCTGACCCGGCATTACGGCGCCAGCAGCGACTTGTTCGCGGTAATGGTCAAGACCCCGCCGGGCCAGTGTGCGCGTTACGACATTCTGGCCAAAGTCGATGCGCTGGACTGGCAATTGCGCGCACTGCCGGGGGTGGATTCGACCAACTCGCTGGCGTTGCTCAACCGGCGCATGCTGGTCGGGCTCAGCGAAGGCAGCGCCAAGTGGTACGAGCTGCAGAACAATCAGGCGATGCTCAACATGATCACCGCCAGCGCACCGCGCGGTCTGTACAACGAAGACTGCAGCCTGCTGACGCTGTACGCCTATCTCACCGATCACAAGGCCGAAACCCTGACGCGGCTGGTCGAGCACGTCGAGCAATTCGCCGCGGCCAACAACAATCAGGACGTGCAATTTCTCCTGGCCGCCGGCAACGCGGGGATCGAAGCGGCGACCAACATCGTCGTCAAACAGGCCAACCGCGAAATGCTGTTCTGGGTATATGGCGCGGTAATCATCCTCTGTCTGATTACCTTCCGATCCTGGCGCGCCACGCTGTGCGCAGTGATTCCGCTGATGGTCACCTCGATTCTGTGCGAGGCGCTGATGGTCTGGCTGAACATCGGCGTAAAGGTTGCGACTTTGCCGGTAATCGCCCTGGGCGTCGGCATCGGCGTCGACTACGCGCTGTACGTGATGAGCATTCTGCTCGGCCATTTGCGCCAGGGCGCGAGCCTGTCCGAGGCGTATTACCGCGCGCTGGTATCGACCGGCAAAGTGGTGATGCTCACCGGGATCACCCTGGCGATTGGCGTGGCGACGTGGATTTTCTCGCCGATCAAATTCCAGGCCGACATGGGCGTGCTGCTGGCGTTCATGTTCGTCTGGAACATGGTCGGCGCTCTGGTGCTGCTGCCGGCGCTGGCGTACTTCCTGCTGCCGGCGCAGCGCCCTCAACGCGGCGCGCAAGCGTCGGTCGAGGTGATCAGCGTGGCCCAGCCGCCCAGCGCCGTGCTGGCGGACGTTCACCAATCGCGGCATCGGGAGACTTGTCATGGCCGTTGA
- a CDS encoding WD40/YVTN/BNR-like repeat-containing protein has translation MNRICQLAGRVLVGLAMPWVLPMSQAHAAAVGAVLNTPAMPAPQARQAVLLDLARAGARLVAVGERGIVLLSDDNGSNWRQAQVPVSVTLTAVQFVDANTGWAVGHAGAVLMSRDGGENWSLQLDGNRAAQLELHAAREQSSGAADADAAAARVQTAERMVNEGADKPFLALRFTDARHGLIVGAYGLAFATADGGVSWHSLMGGIDNPMGAHLYAIAEQGQRWFIAGEQGYLARSDDGGQSFAALDSPYSGSFFALQVREDGTLLAAGLKGNAFISTDAGTSFAPAPVPVPVSFSDAIRTADGQLLLVNQGGAMFRTTADSQALQPYGKPLGKPVASIVQAADGSLVAAGFTGLTRLASPTAIASE, from the coding sequence ATGAACAGAATCTGTCAGTTGGCCGGGCGTGTGCTGGTAGGGCTGGCGATGCCGTGGGTGCTACCCATGAGCCAGGCCCACGCCGCTGCTGTCGGCGCTGTATTGAACACCCCGGCGATGCCCGCGCCACAGGCCCGGCAAGCGGTATTGCTGGATCTGGCGCGAGCCGGCGCACGCTTGGTCGCGGTCGGCGAGCGCGGCATCGTTTTGCTTTCCGATGACAACGGCAGCAATTGGCGTCAGGCCCAAGTGCCGGTTTCCGTGACGCTCACCGCGGTGCAGTTTGTCGATGCGAATACCGGTTGGGCAGTCGGTCATGCCGGCGCCGTGCTGATGTCCCGTGACGGTGGCGAAAACTGGAGCCTGCAACTTGACGGCAACCGCGCGGCGCAACTCGAATTGCACGCCGCACGCGAGCAATCGTCAGGTGCGGCAGACGCTGACGCAGCGGCGGCGCGCGTGCAGACCGCTGAACGCATGGTCAACGAAGGCGCCGACAAACCGTTTCTTGCACTCAGGTTCACTGACGCCCGCCACGGCTTGATCGTCGGCGCCTACGGCCTGGCCTTTGCAACCGCTGACGGTGGCGTCAGTTGGCACTCGTTGATGGGCGGTATCGACAACCCGATGGGCGCGCATCTGTATGCCATTGCCGAGCAAGGTCAGCGTTGGTTTATCGCCGGCGAGCAAGGGTATCTGGCTCGATCCGATGACGGCGGACAATCTTTCGCCGCGCTCGACAGCCCTTACAGCGGAAGCTTCTTCGCCCTGCAAGTGCGCGAGGACGGCACATTGCTGGCGGCCGGGCTGAAGGGCAACGCTTTCATCTCCACCGACGCCGGCACCAGCTTCGCTCCGGCTCCCGTGCCGGTGCCGGTGTCTTTCAGCGATGCGATCCGCACCGCCGACGGCCAGTTGCTGTTGGTCAATCAGGGCGGGGCAATGTTTCGCACCACTGCAGACAGCCAAGCGCTACAGCCTTACGGCAAACCCTTGGGCAAACCGGTCGCCAGCATCGTGCAGGCTGCCGACGGCAGTCTGGTCGCCGCCGGGTTCACCGGTCTGACGCGCCTGGCGTCGCCCACCGCAATTGCTTCGGAGTGA
- a CDS encoding DUF1329 domain-containing protein, with the protein MTFDSHNRTPRLKALCFALLGTLTVLSQGATAATAEEAAKLSTTLTPMGAERAGNADGSIPAWQGGYTKVDPAYKPGGKRSDPFAADKPLFSITSKNLAQYAGKLSDGTKEMFKRFPDSYRIDVYPTRRSAAAPQWVYDNTLKNATRAKLVDSSAGPVPEGAFGGIPFPIPRNGAEAMWNHVLNWRGTSLAMHFRHYLMTADGKSVMTTDGQAIQDMPYYYQDGSPETFAGDYWLFRLLNVGPPLRAGEQIMGRTNINGDKSQAHVYLTGQRRVRKLPNACCDTPTPATAGVMSFDELSVFQGRMDRFNWKLVGKQEMYIPYNANKVLTANKPEDLFSAHHMNPDYVRWELHRVWVVDAELAPGKRHQLPKGRYYLDEDTWQAMLGDRWDANGQLAKTLWSLPAVLPDLPAQAQLSSGFYDLTSGAWFIQNVYTGLPEQYGVVDRYKASEFSPAAMAGAGVR; encoded by the coding sequence ATGACTTTTGATTCCCACAACCGCACGCCACGGCTCAAGGCGTTGTGCTTTGCACTGCTCGGAACACTGACCGTCCTGAGCCAGGGCGCGACCGCAGCCACGGCCGAAGAAGCGGCGAAACTGTCAACGACGCTGACGCCGATGGGCGCCGAGCGCGCCGGCAATGCCGACGGCAGCATTCCGGCCTGGCAGGGCGGTTACACCAAGGTTGATCCAGCGTACAAACCGGGCGGCAAGCGCAGCGACCCCTTCGCGGCAGACAAACCGCTGTTCAGCATTACCTCGAAAAATCTCGCGCAGTACGCTGGCAAACTCAGCGACGGCACCAAGGAAATGTTCAAACGTTTCCCGGACAGCTACCGCATCGACGTGTATCCGACCCGGCGTTCGGCCGCCGCGCCGCAGTGGGTGTACGACAACACCCTGAAAAACGCCACCCGTGCGAAGCTGGTTGACAGCAGCGCCGGGCCAGTCCCGGAAGGCGCGTTCGGCGGCATCCCGTTTCCGATCCCGCGCAACGGCGCCGAGGCCATGTGGAACCATGTGCTGAACTGGCGCGGCACGTCGCTGGCCATGCACTTCCGCCATTACCTGATGACCGCTGACGGCAAATCGGTGATGACCACTGACGGCCAGGCGATTCAGGACATGCCGTATTACTACCAGGACGGTTCGCCCGAGACGTTCGCCGGTGATTACTGGCTGTTCCGCTTGCTCAACGTCGGCCCGCCGCTGCGCGCCGGTGAACAGATCATGGGCCGCACCAACATCAACGGCGACAAGTCGCAGGCTCACGTTTACCTGACCGGACAGCGCCGCGTGCGCAAGTTGCCGAACGCCTGCTGCGACACGCCGACACCGGCCACCGCCGGGGTGATGTCGTTCGATGAATTGAGCGTGTTTCAAGGGCGCATGGATCGCTTCAACTGGAAACTGGTCGGCAAGCAGGAAATGTACATCCCGTACAACGCCAACAAAGTCCTCACCGCCAACAAGCCCGAAGACCTGTTTTCCGCGCATCACATGAACCCCGATTACGTGCGCTGGGAGCTGCATCGCGTCTGGGTGGTCGACGCCGAACTGGCACCGGGCAAGCGTCACCAATTGCCGAAGGGCCGCTATTACCTCGACGAAGACACCTGGCAAGCAATGCTCGGCGATCGCTGGGACGCCAACGGCCAACTGGCCAAAACCCTGTGGTCACTGCCGGCCGTGCTGCCGGATCTGCCGGCGCAGGCGCAGCTGTCCTCGGGTTTCTATGACCTGACGTCCGGCGCCTGGTTTATCCAGAACGTCTACACCGGCCTGCCCGAGCAATACGGCGTGGTCGATCGCTACAAGGCTTCGGAATTCTCGCCTGCGGCGATGGCGGGTGCCGGGGTTCGTTGA
- a CDS encoding DUF1302 domain-containing protein, which translates to MVSSTTAALARRRVCSSAPFGLSVAAVLVLCSQAAQAFDIDTGNPDFKLRWDNTVKYSAAWRTQNPSSKLTKGQVALNQDDGDRAFKKGLISSRTDILSELDLSYREFGARLSGAGWYDSEYQDDNDNNDPSRANARSVGYNEFTDDTRHLHGGDGEILDAFVYWNGELAERATSVRAGRHGLIWGESLFFGANGIAGGMAPVDVVKAQSVPNTQFKEITRPVNQLSGTFQLTDDVSLGGYYQLDWEETRLPAAGSYFSTSDTIGEGNERLIVGAPFPAFLGGNPASPAAFFHGNDKEARSSGQGGLQLKYSAESVDYGLYAIQYHDKTPKLYLKPSAGAPNFSTGQIGEYYWVYPEDIRALGASFSTTMEEYSFAGEASMRWNMPLVSNGQTVLPGMVADNDDDALYAVGRTAHINLNVIASFGPNFLARESGLVGEVAWNRLLSVTKNRAALDPNATDDGLGFKLVYTPTYRQFFSGVDISIPVGVSYFPLGKSAVVSSFGPDNGGDFNIGITATYLDRVTAGLTYTHYYGAEDTNLNGLSQFNYKQSLKDRDYLAFSVKTTF; encoded by the coding sequence ATGGTTAGTTCTACGACTGCGGCGCTCGCGCGTCGCCGGGTCTGCTCGTCTGCACCCTTTGGTTTGAGCGTCGCCGCCGTGCTGGTGCTGTGCAGCCAGGCGGCCCAGGCGTTTGATATCGACACCGGTAATCCGGATTTCAAGTTGCGCTGGGATAACACGGTCAAGTACAGCGCCGCGTGGCGCACGCAAAATCCGAGCAGCAAATTGACCAAAGGCCAGGTCGCGCTCAATCAGGACGATGGTGATCGTGCGTTCAAGAAAGGCCTGATTTCCAGTCGGACCGACATCCTTTCCGAGCTGGACCTGTCGTACCGGGAATTCGGCGCGCGCTTGAGCGGCGCGGGTTGGTATGACAGCGAATACCAGGACGACAACGACAACAACGATCCGTCCCGTGCCAACGCGCGTTCGGTGGGCTACAACGAGTTCACCGATGATACCCGTCATCTGCATGGCGGTGATGGTGAAATCCTTGATGCCTTCGTTTACTGGAACGGTGAACTGGCCGAGCGGGCCACTTCGGTGCGCGCCGGCCGCCACGGGTTGATCTGGGGCGAAAGCCTGTTCTTCGGCGCCAACGGCATTGCGGGCGGCATGGCCCCGGTCGATGTGGTCAAGGCGCAATCGGTGCCGAACACCCAGTTCAAGGAAATCACCCGTCCGGTCAATCAACTCTCGGGTACTTTCCAGTTAACCGACGACGTCTCGCTCGGCGGCTACTACCAACTGGATTGGGAAGAGACGCGGCTGCCAGCGGCCGGCAGTTATTTTTCCACCAGCGACACCATCGGCGAAGGCAACGAGCGCTTGATCGTCGGCGCGCCGTTCCCGGCGTTTCTCGGCGGCAACCCGGCGAGCCCGGCGGCGTTCTTCCATGGCAATGATAAGGAAGCACGCAGTTCGGGGCAGGGCGGGTTGCAATTGAAGTACAGCGCCGAGAGCGTCGATTACGGCCTCTACGCGATCCAGTACCACGACAAGACGCCCAAGCTTTACCTGAAACCTTCGGCCGGCGCGCCGAACTTCAGCACCGGGCAGATCGGCGAGTACTACTGGGTCTACCCGGAAGACATCCGCGCCCTTGGCGCCAGCTTCTCCACGACGATGGAGGAGTACAGCTTCGCCGGCGAAGCGTCGATGCGCTGGAACATGCCGCTGGTGTCCAACGGCCAAACGGTATTGCCGGGGATGGTCGCCGACAACGATGACGACGCGTTGTACGCGGTCGGTCGCACCGCGCACATCAACCTCAACGTGATCGCCTCGTTCGGCCCCAACTTTCTCGCCCGCGAATCCGGGCTGGTCGGTGAAGTCGCGTGGAACCGCTTGCTCAGCGTGACCAAAAACCGCGCCGCGCTCGACCCCAACGCCACCGACGACGGCCTCGGTTTCAAACTGGTGTACACGCCGACCTATCGCCAGTTCTTCTCCGGCGTCGATATCAGCATTCCGGTGGGCGTCAGCTACTTCCCCTTGGGCAAATCGGCGGTGGTCAGCTCGTTCGGCCCGGACAACGGCGGCGACTTCAACATCGGCATCACCGCCACCTACCTCGACCGAGTCACTGCCGGCCTGACCTACACGCATTACTACGGCGCCGAGGACACCAATCTCAATGGCCTCAGCCAGTTCAATTACAAGCAATCGCTGAAGGATCGGGATTACCTGGCCTTTTCCGTCAAGACCACGTTTTAA
- a CDS encoding FAD-dependent oxidoreductase has protein sequence MSAVSNVLIVGGGIGGLCAAIALRRKGIEVELIELKSEWTVYGVGIIQQSNVVREMAKLGVLDGYLDAAYAFEDVAIYGPGGQQLARIPGQRLAGPQYPANVGISRLALHKVLSETALSLGAKVRLGLSVETLDDNGQQVDVLFTDGSQGVYDLVVGADGLFSKVRSLVFGDTYTPRFTGQSVWRYNFPRAPQIDHLANYQSAEGNAGLVPLAGDLMYMFLTSHEPSNPWMDPADLAPQMRQRLQGFTGLIGELREQITDSRQVVYKPMEVVFVDEPWHRGRVLLIGDAAHATTPHLGQGAGMAIEDAIVLSEELTRDTSAASSVEAQLQRFMARRFERCKYISESSVLAGDKEMQHDRSFDRIGLVKQMLARTAEPI, from the coding sequence ATGAGTGCAGTGAGCAACGTTCTGATCGTGGGCGGTGGTATCGGCGGCTTGTGTGCGGCCATCGCCTTGCGGCGTAAAGGTATCGAGGTCGAGCTGATCGAGCTCAAGTCCGAATGGACAGTCTATGGCGTCGGGATTATTCAACAGAGCAACGTCGTCCGCGAGATGGCCAAACTTGGCGTACTCGACGGCTATCTTGATGCTGCGTACGCCTTTGAAGACGTGGCCATTTACGGCCCGGGCGGGCAGCAACTGGCGCGCATTCCGGGGCAGCGTCTGGCCGGTCCGCAGTATCCGGCCAACGTCGGCATTTCGCGTCTGGCCCTGCACAAGGTGCTCAGCGAAACCGCCCTCAGCCTTGGCGCAAAAGTGCGGCTGGGCCTGAGCGTCGAAACGCTGGACGACAACGGCCAGCAAGTCGATGTGCTGTTTACTGACGGCAGCCAAGGTGTCTACGACCTGGTGGTCGGTGCCGACGGTCTGTTCTCGAAAGTGCGCAGCCTGGTTTTCGGCGATACCTACACCCCGCGTTTTACCGGGCAATCGGTGTGGCGCTACAACTTCCCCCGCGCACCGCAGATCGATCACCTGGCCAACTATCAAAGCGCCGAAGGCAACGCCGGGCTGGTGCCGCTGGCCGGTGATTTGATGTACATGTTCCTGACCTCCCACGAGCCGTCCAACCCATGGATGGACCCCGCCGATCTCGCACCGCAGATGCGCCAACGCTTGCAAGGTTTCACCGGCCTGATTGGCGAACTGCGTGAGCAAATTACCGACAGCCGCCAAGTCGTCTACAAGCCGATGGAAGTGGTGTTCGTCGATGAGCCGTGGCATCGCGGTCGCGTGCTGCTGATCGGCGACGCGGCCCACGCCACTACGCCACATTTGGGGCAGGGCGCCGGCATGGCCATCGAGGACGCAATCGTGTTGAGCGAAGAGCTCACCCGCGATACATCTGCCGCCAGCAGTGTCGAGGCGCAATTGCAGCGCTTCATGGCGCGGCGTTTCGAGCGCTGCAAATACATCAGCGAAAGCTCGGTGCTCGCCGGCGACAAGGAGATGCAGCACGACCGCAGCTTCGATCGCATCGGTCTGGTCAAGCAAATGCTCGCGCGCACGGCGGAGCCTATCTAA